GACTTCCAGACAAGACCGAGCTCAACACGGCCTACTACATCAGCAGCTTGCCCGCTGAGGCTGAACCCCTCCTGGATGCCACGCGCTTCCACTGGGCGGTTGAAAATAGTCTTCACTGGGTCCTGGATGTCATCTTCAGAGAGGACGATGCCCGGGTCCGCCTCGGGCACGCCGCCCACAACATGGCGATCTTGCGACAACTGGCGCTCAACATTATCAAAAAGGACTCTTCCAAGGGAAGTATCCGCACCAAACGCTTCAAGGCTGGCCTTGATATCACCTTCCTTGAACGGTTACTGGAACATATTTGATGCAATCGCCCTGCCGACTGGCTTGCTTTCCCTTCGACCTATGGCGCCGGCGTGTTATAATGGTGCGTCGTTTTGTCGGGATTGGGTGTCCAATGCGCCAGCGCACGACCATCATAATTGGCTTGTTCATCAGCGCCGCCCTGATCGGGGCGGTGCTTTCTGGCGTTGATCTGGGGCGTGTGCAGAGCGCGCTTTCCGGCGCCCGCTACGGGTATGTCTTTCCGGCGGTGGCCCTGCTGGGGGTGGGGCTGCTGACGCGCGCCATGCGCTGGCGGGTGTTGCTCCACGGACGGCTGCCGCTGGAACATGCTTTTCACATCCTCAACATCAGCTACCTGTTCAACGGGGCGCTGCCATTCCGGCTGGGTGAGCTAGCGCGCATCTTTCTGGCGACGCGCGTTCCGCAGGCAGTGCCCGCTTTTACCACCCTGAGTACGATTCTGGTCGAGCGTCTGCTCGATCTGCTGGTGGTGACGGGGATGCTGGGGCTGGTGCTGGCCCTGATGGATGTTCCGGATGCCGTGGCCTCCGCCGGGCTGATCCTGGGTCTGGGGGCGCTGGCTGGACTGATCGGGCTGGCTGTGCTGGCCCACCGGCCAGGATGGGCTTTTTGCCTGGTGTCATCATTTCAGCAGGCTATTCCAGGGCTGGCTCGCTGGCGTTTGCAGGATGTACTGAACCGTTTTGTGGACGGGCTGGCACCGCTGGCGGATTGGCGGGGACTGGTGCTGGCAGTGGTCTGGTCACTGGTTTCGTGGGTGCTTTCGGTGGCGGCGGGCTATGTGCTGATGTACGCGTTCTTCCCGGCGGCGAGCTGGATCGCCACGCTGTTGTTTATTGCTCTGGCGTCGCTGGCGGTCTCGGTACCCTACGCGCCTGGGGCGGTAGGGCCGTATGAAGCCGGTGTCGTGCTGGCGCTGGGCCTGACCGGCTATGATCAGCCAGAAGGCGCGGCGGTGGCCTTTGCCATTGTGTTGCATGTGATGACCACAGGTGTGTTTGTCGTGATGGGTACACTGGGGCTGTTGCAGGAGGGGATCAGCCTGGGGCAGGTGATGCATGGCGCGCGGCAGGTGAACGGCGCGGAAGCAAAGTCTGCGCCGGGGATCGTGGAGTAGTCGACAGGACAACGAAGGATTGTGGCATTCGTGGTGAACGAGGGCAAACATCCTGATCGGTTGAAGATTCTGATTGCGCTGCTGTACTATGTCCCGCATCGCACCGGGCTGACGTTGCACGTGCAACGTGTGGCCGAAGAGCTGGTCCGGCGCGGGCATGAGGTGACCGTGCTGACCGCCCGTTACCGGATGGATTTGCCCCGCGACGAGACGGTGGTCAATGGGGTGCGGGTGGTACGCCTGTGGGCGCCGATCCGGATGAGCCGGGGCATGATCATGCCGGCTTACCCCTGGGCAGCCTGGGGCCTGATCCGACAGCATGATGTGGTGTGGGTCAATGTGCCCCTGTTGGAGACGGCGTTGATCGCTTTCCTGGCCGAGCGGCTGGGCAAGAAGATCGTGGCCACCCATCACGGTGACCTGATCTTGCCACGCAGCCCGCTCAACGCCGTGATCACCTGGACGATGTACAGGCTCTATCGCTATATGGCCCGGCGGGCAGGGCGGCTGATCGGCTACAGTCACGACTACGCCGATGTTTCTTACTATCTGATGCCCTTCCGCGACAAGGTGTCGATCATCTACCCGCCGGTGCAAATTCCTGAACCGCAGCCGGAAAAAGTGGCTGCTTTGCGCGCCATGTGGAATCCCAACGGCGGGCCGATCATCGGCTATGCCGGACGGTTCGTGGAGGAAAAACGGCCAGATTTGCTCATCCGGGCGCTGGACACGATCAACCAGAAGCATCCTGACACGCGGGTGATCTTCGCCGGGGAATACGATATCCCGTATGAATCTACCTGGCAGCGCCAGCAGGCGCTCGTTCAGCAGTACCGTGACCAGCTCATCTTCCTGGGCCTGATCGACAACATGCAGGATATGGCTAACTTCTACGCCGCCTGCGATGTTCTGGTGCTGCCCAGCGGCACAGAATGCTTTGGGCTGGTGCAGGTGGAAGCTATGCTGTGCGGCACACCGGTGGTGATGACCGACATCCCCGGCGCGCGGGTGGTCGTGCGGGAGACAGGCATGGGGCGCATTGTGCCGCCCGGAGATGCCGCCGCTATCGGGCGGGCTGTGCTGGAGATACTGGCCGACCCGGCGGCATACATCAAACCGCGCCAGGAGATCGAGCGCAAGTTCAGTTTCACCGAAACCGTGGATCGCTACGAGCGGCACTTCCGCGCCAATGCCGTCAGGAGCTAGGACATGGTCGACGAGGCGACGCTGGCGCTGATGACCCGTAATGAGGCCGATATGGCCTTCAAGCGGCGGGTGCGCACGATCTTTGAGTGGATTGATCCGCAGAACGCTCATGTCATCCTGGATTGCGCCTGTGGACGTGGCTTCTACCTGAACATGCTCCGCTATGCTGGCAAGGCCCGGCTGGTGGGGCTGGAACTGGAAGGAGCGATTATCCGCCGGGCGCACAGCAATGTCGGTCATCTGGACGACATCCTGCTCACGCAGGGAGACATCTACCGCCTGCCCTTTGCCAATAACACGTTCGATTCGGTGATCCTCTCGGAGATTCTGGAACACGTCACTGACGACCTGGCCGGTCTGCGCGAGGTGTACCGCGTCTTGAAACCGGGCGGGGTGGTGGCGATCACCGTGCCCAATGCCAATTACCCGTTCCTGTGGGACCCGATCAACAAGACGCTGGAAACACTGTTCGGCGTGCACATTCAACACGGGCTGCTGGCAGGTATCTGGGCCAACCACGTCCGCCTGTACGAGCGCGACCGGCTACGGGCGGTAGTGGAAAAAGCGGGCTTCCTGGTGGAGGCTGAACGCGCCTTCACTCATTACAGCTTTCCATTCATTCACAATATCGTCTACGGGCTGGGCAAGCCACTGCTGGAAAGCGGTTTGTTGCCGGAGCAACTGGCTTTGGCTGCCGACCGCACCACGTTCGCGCGGAATAACGGCAGCCTGCTCAACCCGATCAACCTGGGTCTGGCGATCTTCAATGCCATCGATCGGCTGAACCGCACCAACGAACCGGAGGGCCGGTCGACGGTCAATCTGTGCATCAAGGGGCGCAAACCGGCATGAGTGCGATTCCGCCCGAAGAGATCACCACCGGGCAAGCGGCATCTACGCCGCCTGAAGTCCCCGGCGCCACCTCCGATTTCGCCGATCTGACGCTGCTGGATGTGCTGGCGGCGGCCCGGCGCGCACCGCGCCTGACCTGGCGGCGCTTCTGGGAGGCGCTGAACACACCGCAAGTCCCGGTGCAAGTGCCGGTCCCGCTCTCTGCAGCGGGCGTGCCCAGGACAGCAGAAGCTGTTGCGCCCAGGTCGACGCCCTCCGTCCCGTTGTTCGAGGCAACACGGGCGCTGCCGCTGGCGCTGATGGCGGTGGGAGTCATCCTGGGGCTGATGGGATCGGCGATCATGGCTTCGGGGACCAGCCGCGCTGAGACGCGCGAACTGCACCGGGGCGCGCCGTGGTTGCTGGCCGGGTTTGTCCTGTGGCTGGTGGCAGGAGTCGCGCTTTACCGGTATGAACTGGCTCGCTGGTGGGTGCGTCGTCGTGAAAGGCGCGCTGCAGCGACGATCTCAGTTGCGGGAGCGGGAGCGGCACGGGCGAGCTTGTCGCTGGCAGCCTGGGCAGACGCTCAGGCGGGGCGGCTGGCGCTGGCGGCGGCTGGTCTGATGCTCAGCCTGGCGGCCTACCTGTTCAACGGCGGCAATACGTTCACTCTGCCAGGGGTGATCGCCTGGGCGGCCAGCATCGCCGTCTGGCTGGGGGCGCTGGCGCCGGACGGCTTCTCGGCGCGGCGGTGGCTGGCTCGCGCCGGGGATCGGCTGCGCGGATTGCTGCGGCTGGAATGGCGCATCCGGCTTTCCTGGACGGCGCTGGCCCTGCTGGGCATCCTGGCGGTGGGCGCCTACTTCCGGCTGGCGGCGCTGGATAGCGTCCCGCCGGAGATGACCAGCGACCACGTGGAAAAACTGCTGGATGCCCAGCGTGTGCTGGATGGCACGCATCAGGTGTTCTTCCCCAACAACGGCGGGCGCGAGCCGCTGCAGATGTACCTGGTGGCGATTTTCTCCGTGGTCAGCGGCCTGGGGATGCAGTTCCTGACGCTCAAGTGGGTTTCGGCGCTGGAAGGGTTGATCACGCTGCCGATCCTGTGGTGGATGGGACGGGAGATCATCGGGGAGGAACAGCCGCAACTGGGCAATACGGTCGGCCTGTTGCTGGCGTCCCTCGTAGCGGTCAGCTACTGGCATGTGGCGCTTTCCCGGCTGGCGCTGCGCATCGTGCTAACGCCGCTGGTGATGGCGCTGGTGTTGATCTTTCTGGCGCGGGCAATGCGCTACAACCGCCGGGCGGATTTCCTGAAGGCGGGCGTGGCGCTAGGTGTGGGGGTGTACTGCTATCAGGCCGTGCGGATGGTGCCAGTGGTGGTGGTTCTCGGCGTGGCGTTGGCCCTGTTTTTCCGGCTGCGGCGGTGGGCGGATCGCCGCCGGATGCTCGGCAATCTGGCAGCGCTGGCAATCATCTCGATGGCGATCTTCGTGCCGCTAGGCCGCTTCATGGTCGAATACCCGAATCTGTTCTGGATGCGGACGGCAGGGCGGCTGTTTGGCGATGACGTGATCATGGAGACGAACCCGGAAACCGGCGTGATCACGGAGCGCAACGCTACGCTGGAAGACCGGTTGAATGCGTTCAACGCCAACCTGCCAGTGCTTGGTCAGAACATCCGTAATGTTCTGCTGATGTTCAACTGGAAGGGCGACGTGGCCTGGATCAACGGCGCGCCGAACGAACCGGCGATGGACCCGGTCGCCGGGACATTCCTGATCCTTGGGCTAGCGGCCTGGACCGTGCGCCTGGTCCGGCGGCGGGATGTGGTCGACTGGCTGATCGTGCCCGCGCTGTTCATCATGCTGCTGCCGTCGGCGCTTTCGATCGCCTTCCCGGTGGAGAATCCGAGCGCGACACGCACCAGTGGGGCGTTGCCGTTGGCCTATTTGCTGGTTGCCTATGGCATGGCGGCGCTCCTGGCGCTGTTGCCGCGCGCGGTGCAAAGGCCCTGGGTGCGCACACTCAGCCTGGGCCTGGCGATCGTCTTGCTGGCGGTGAGCTTCAGCGCCAACAGCAGCCTGTATTTCGGCGAATACCGCGAACGGTATGACATTGCGGCCCAGCCTTACAAACTGACGGGGCGTATCCTGCGCGGTTTCGCCGAGAGCAGCGGTAGCTACGGCAATGCCTTCATGGTGGCGTATCCGTACTGGTTCGACCACCGGGCGATGGGCATCGAAGCCGGGCGGATCGACTGGCCGAATGGGCTGCTGGCGATCGGCGACCTGGCGCAGAAGATCCGGGAGAATGCCGGCGGACCGTATGCCTTCGACCCTGAGCGGGCGGTGCTGTTCTTCTACAACGCTGCTGACGCGGAGACGCTGGCCACCCTGCAGGAGTGGTTCCCGGAGGGGATCAGCATCCTGCAGATGACGGATTACCCAGCCAAGGATTTCTACACGTTCACTGCGCCACCGCCGGGTGAGGCATGGCTGGCCGATTTCCTGGCCGCCCATCCCGCTGAGTAGCATGTGACTCCCCCGGCGTGCTGAGGAATCAGGCTGCTCATTGTGTAAGTGAGCATGATCACTGGATGCTGACGAGCGACTTATGACTGAATACCCGACGGTATCGTCTCTGTCCCCTGAACCACCCGCTGAACCGCGCAAAGCCACCCGGCGCGTTGACCGGCAGGGCGTTCTGATCGCCCTGCTGCTCCTGCTGGTGATGGGGTCGGGCGCTTATTTTCGCTTTATCGGGCAGAACTGGGATGACTTCACCCATCTGCACCCGGACGAGCGTTTCCTGACCCAGGTGGTCACCAGCATCGCGCCGGTGTCAGGCATCGGCGAGTATTTCAATACTGCGGAAAGCAGCCTGAATCCCAACAATCGCGGGGCGGGCTTTTATGTCTACGGCACGTTGCCTCTGTTTATTGTCAAGGCGGCGACAGGGATAGTAGCCCAGGCTACCGGCGATTACTCGTGGGTTGGTTATAACGGCGCCCATCTGGTGGGCCGGACTGTCTCGGCGGTCGCGGACCTGCTGACTATCCTGTTTGTGTTCCTGATCGGGCGGCGGCTGTATGACCGCTGGATCGGGTTGCTGGCGGCAGCGCTGTATGCCTGGGCTGTGCTTCCGATTCAGCTGGCGCACTTCTGGACGATGGACGCTTTCACCGGCCTGGCGGTGACGGTAGCGGTCTGGCTGGGTGTTCGTATCCTTGACGAGGGCGGCTGGGGCAATTACGCCGGGTTCGGTCTGGCGCTGGGTGCGGCAGT
The genomic region above belongs to Anaerolineae bacterium and contains:
- a CDS encoding ISAs1 family transposase, which encodes LPDKTELNTAYYISSLPAEAEPLLDATRFHWAVENSLHWVLDVIFREDDARVRLGHAAHNMAILRQLALNIIKKDSSKGSIRTKRFKAGLDITFLERLLEHI
- a CDS encoding glycosyltransferase family 4 protein; this encodes MAFVVNEGKHPDRLKILIALLYYVPHRTGLTLHVQRVAEELVRRGHEVTVLTARYRMDLPRDETVVNGVRVVRLWAPIRMSRGMIMPAYPWAAWGLIRQHDVVWVNVPLLETALIAFLAERLGKKIVATHHGDLILPRSPLNAVITWTMYRLYRYMARRAGRLIGYSHDYADVSYYLMPFRDKVSIIYPPVQIPEPQPEKVAALRAMWNPNGGPIIGYAGRFVEEKRPDLLIRALDTINQKHPDTRVIFAGEYDIPYESTWQRQQALVQQYRDQLIFLGLIDNMQDMANFYAACDVLVLPSGTECFGLVQVEAMLCGTPVVMTDIPGARVVVRETGMGRIVPPGDAAAIGRAVLEILADPAAYIKPRQEIERKFSFTETVDRYERHFRANAVRS
- a CDS encoding flippase-like domain-containing protein, translated to MRQRTTIIIGLFISAALIGAVLSGVDLGRVQSALSGARYGYVFPAVALLGVGLLTRAMRWRVLLHGRLPLEHAFHILNISYLFNGALPFRLGELARIFLATRVPQAVPAFTTLSTILVERLLDLLVVTGMLGLVLALMDVPDAVASAGLILGLGALAGLIGLAVLAHRPGWAFCLVSSFQQAIPGLARWRLQDVLNRFVDGLAPLADWRGLVLAVVWSLVSWVLSVAAGYVLMYAFFPAASWIATLLFIALASLAVSVPYAPGAVGPYEAGVVLALGLTGYDQPEGAAVAFAIVLHVMTTGVFVVMGTLGLLQEGISLGQVMHGARQVNGAEAKSAPGIVE
- a CDS encoding class I SAM-dependent methyltransferase, which gives rise to MVDEATLALMTRNEADMAFKRRVRTIFEWIDPQNAHVILDCACGRGFYLNMLRYAGKARLVGLELEGAIIRRAHSNVGHLDDILLTQGDIYRLPFANNTFDSVILSEILEHVTDDLAGLREVYRVLKPGGVVAITVPNANYPFLWDPINKTLETLFGVHIQHGLLAGIWANHVRLYERDRLRAVVEKAGFLVEAERAFTHYSFPFIHNIVYGLGKPLLESGLLPEQLALAADRTTFARNNGSLLNPINLGLAIFNAIDRLNRTNEPEGRSTVNLCIKGRKPA